From Virgibacillus natechei, the proteins below share one genomic window:
- a CDS encoding class I SAM-dependent methyltransferase has protein sequence MKHSYLDFLALFGVGGAHPGGLKLTKAILATENLDEKKSVLDVGCGTGQTSAYIQEQYQCTVTSLDSNKIMVDKARQRFLSLQLPVEVIEGSAEALPFNESVFDMVLSESVASFTDASLTIPAFKRMLKSDGVLIVVEMVLEKPLIEKEMKPIVDFYGVHQLLTESQWYDRFKRVGFTHIDIQKVTLGDGGEDLENAPDFSVSENIDDAYFEILEKHEHLTKFYKDILGFRIFKCY, from the coding sequence ATCCTGGGGGACTTAAGCTTACAAAAGCTATATTAGCGACAGAAAATTTAGATGAAAAGAAGTCCGTTCTTGATGTTGGTTGTGGAACCGGTCAAACCTCTGCATATATTCAGGAACAGTATCAATGTACGGTTACGTCATTAGATTCCAACAAGATAATGGTGGATAAGGCAAGACAGCGGTTCTTATCCTTACAATTACCAGTGGAAGTTATAGAGGGGAGCGCTGAGGCCCTCCCTTTTAATGAATCCGTATTTGATATGGTTCTTTCTGAATCCGTAGCATCATTTACAGATGCATCTTTAACTATTCCAGCGTTCAAAAGGATGCTCAAATCAGATGGTGTGTTGATTGTAGTGGAGATGGTACTTGAAAAGCCACTTATTGAAAAAGAAATGAAACCAATTGTTGATTTTTACGGTGTTCATCAGTTATTAACGGAATCCCAATGGTATGACAGATTCAAAAGAGTAGGTTTCACTCATATAGATATCCAGAAAGTTACGTTAGGAGATGGGGGAGAGGATCTGGAAAATGCTCCAGACTTTTCTGTATCTGAAAATATAGACGATGCATACTTTGAGATTCTCGAAAAACATGAACACTTAACGAAATTTTATAAGGATATATTAGGTTTTCGCATTTTTAAATGTTATTAG